ATCAGGAGTCTTGGGGAGAGTCATGGATCGCTTGACAAATAACATAGGAGATCACCGAGAAAAGGCCGAGAAGACACAAAAAGGAAAAATTTAAAATCACCCGTTGGGTGAAACCAATTCTCGCTATTTCTCTGTGTTCTCCTGCTTTTTCTCATTGCTCCTCTGTGGTTGCATTTTTCTTACATAAGGATGTTGTCAAGGATAGTTAACAAGGTATCGCTGCAATGCCGTCAAATCGAGGATTATCGTCCAGACAGAACGGATTATCGTCCGGAGCGGTATGCCGCCGGGGTTTTTCCCGTGATTTTCTTGAATATGCGATTGAAATTCGATGTATCATTGAATCCGGCATTGAGCGCCGCATCGACAATGCTCATATCGCTTTCACGAAGGAGCTTCTCTGCCGACTCCACACGCCGCCGATTGGCATATTCCACTATCGTCTCGCCGCGCTTTTCCCTGAATATCTCGGCGATGCGCGTACGCCCGATGCCGACCGAGCCGGCAATATCATTGAGCGTGAATTTTTCCGCAAGCCGGCTGTCGACCTCGGCAAGTATCTCCCGATAGATCGCTTCGCGGCCCGCATATATCTCCGGGCGAGAGGCTATCGCGCGCCCATATTCGTCGTGCAGAAGCTCGATAAATGAACGGAACACGGCCTGTGTCGCAGTGGCCGGCGCAGGATACGAATGAAAGAACGTATCGACGGCGAGGAGCGCGCAGTGCCTGAACCGTTCGAACACATCCCCTGCTATCGTCAGGCGGCGGGAGAAGTCATCATCCTCGCGGAAGAACGGCTCAATGAGAAAAAAATGAACACCGCCGGCGAGCGCATCCATGCTGAACGTGCGATCGAGCACCTCGGGGAGAAAGGAGAAATTCACATACACACACCGCTCCCCGCGTGCAAGCGAAAAGCCGTGCGGCGTCTCGTTGTCCAGAAAAAAAATATCACCCGCACCGACGGTGTATGTCCTCTGCCCTACCGTATGCCTGCCGCTGCCCGAGAGCACGAACACGATCTCGAGATAATCATGGTCATGCTGCGTAAGCCGCTCTTCACGGCGAACGAACGGGACGACGAGATGACGTTTGCCTTTTTCGCTAAGCGATACTTTTCCGGTGAGATGCCCGCTGAAAAGTTCGCGTACGGCGCTGTCGGTCGACGCTTTGTCGGGAATACGATACGGGGCGAACGATGCATCGTTCATTCGGGGCGTACCGCCGCTACTTATCCTCAAGCACCTTGATGCCGGGAAGCTCTATCCCTTCGAGGAATTCAAGCGACGCACCGCCGCCGGTGGAGATATGCGTCATCTTGGAAGCAACGCCGCTCTGATTGACCGCCGATACCGAATCTCCCCCGCCGATGATGGTGATGCAGTCAGGGAGCGCGGCTATCGACCTCGCCACCTCCGCCGTGCCGGTGGAGAATTTCGGGAATTCGAACACGCCGAGCGGACCGTTCCACACGAGCGTTTTCGCGCCTTTGATGGCGCCCTGGAATTTCTGTATCGTCATGGGACCGATATCCATACCCATCCAGCCGTCATCGATATTGCCGCGGGACACGTGCTTGGATTCGGCATCCGGCGCGAATTCCTTCGTGACGATATGATCGATAGGCAGATAGAGATATATCTTCTTCTCGTATGATTTCTGGAGTATCTCCTGCGCTTTGGGTATCATGTCCTCTTCGACAAGCGAGTCGCCGACCGAGAGGCCCTTTGCCTTAAGAAACGTATACGCCATGCCGCCGCCGACGATGAGCTTATCGACCTTGTCAATCAGGTTCATAAGAACGGCTATCTTCGATGACACCTTCGCCCCGCCGATTATCGCTACGAGGGGGCGCACCGGGTCCTCGGTGACCTTGCTGAGATAGGTTATCTCTTTTTCCATGAGAAAGCCCGCTACCGCCGGGAGGAATTTCGCCACGGTCTCGGTGGACGCATGCGCACGATGCGCAGTGCCGAACGCGTCGTTCACATACACATCCCCGTATGTCGAGAGCTCCTTCGCCATTCTCTCGCGATCGGCCGCTTCCTTCGATGTTTCCTCTTTGTGAAATCGCGTATTCTCAAGCATGAGTATACCGCCCGCAGGGAGCGCATCGACCATTTTCCTGACATCGTCGCCGATAGCGGCGGGCGCAAGCGCTACGGGTTTGCCGAGGAGCTTCGCCAGATGTTCGGCCACCGGCTTCATCGTATGCTTGCCTTCGATGTACTTCGCCTCATCGAACGCTTTTTTTTCTTTTTCCGCTTTCTCTTTCGCCTTGGCCATATCCTTCTTCGGATCGCCCAGATGCGACATGAGCACGAGCGACTTGACGTTCTGCTCGAGGATGTATCGTATCGTGCCTATCGCCGCTGTTATGCGTGTATCGTCCTGTATGACGGCATCCTTGAGCGGGACATTGAAGTCCACGCGCATGAGAACGCGTTTCCCTTTCAGGTCGATGTCGCGTACCGTCTTTTTCATAGCAGGGCTCCTCGTCAGAAAAAATCACCGTTCTGTGAACGTGCGGGTACTATATAATATCCGAACGCGTTGTCAAGATTGGCGAGCTCTCTTAAAGCCATCCGAGCCATTGCATGCTCAAAAAAGGGAAGGAGGCATCATTCGCACGAACGTTCTACTTATACCCTACCAACACGATATCATCGAATTTAACTGCCTTATTCACACCCGCTGAATACTGCAGCATAAGATAGACATTAAGATACTTCGCCTGCGGTACATTCTTCGGCGAAAGCACCATACGGCGCTGCTCATATTCATAATAATTCGTGGTACCGGCATACACTGCAGTTGAAGATATCGCATTGCTGTTCGCATCAACATACTGCATGCCAATCACATGTGTTTCTGGCTGATTCAGCGGCTTCATATATCCGGACAGTATATAATGCATATTGGTATCAACAGCTATATATCTATTCAATATTGTCGTTGACGGAGTGAATACAGTTGCGATATTGAGCCCGATCGTCCCGGACCTGCCGGAGCTTATGGTGTTCACAAACCCGGAACCGGTTGCTTTCCATGCTGCATACCCGGATTCGA
This Spirochaetota bacterium DNA region includes the following protein-coding sequences:
- a CDS encoding phosphoglycerate kinase; translated protein: MKKTVRDIDLKGKRVLMRVDFNVPLKDAVIQDDTRITAAIGTIRYILEQNVKSLVLMSHLGDPKKDMAKAKEKAEKEKKAFDEAKYIEGKHTMKPVAEHLAKLLGKPVALAPAAIGDDVRKMVDALPAGGILMLENTRFHKEETSKEAADRERMAKELSTYGDVYVNDAFGTAHRAHASTETVAKFLPAVAGFLMEKEITYLSKVTEDPVRPLVAIIGGAKVSSKIAVLMNLIDKVDKLIVGGGMAYTFLKAKGLSVGDSLVEEDMIPKAQEILQKSYEKKIYLYLPIDHIVTKEFAPDAESKHVSRGNIDDGWMGMDIGPMTIQKFQGAIKGAKTLVWNGPLGVFEFPKFSTGTAEVARSIAALPDCITIIGGGDSVSAVNQSGVASKMTHISTGGGASLEFLEGIELPGIKVLEDK
- a CDS encoding carbohydrate binding domain-containing protein, whose amino-acid sequence is MIFIRTGLIVLISTIFCLCISCGSTVPTPFADNNTGPTVVTNTLIQEDFESGYAAWKATGSGFVNTISSGRSGTIGLNIATVFTPSTTILNRYIAVDTNMHYILSGYMKPLNQPETHVIGMQYVDANSNAISSTAVYAGTTNYYEYEQRRMVLSPKNVPQAKYLNVYLMLQYSAGVNKAVKFDDIVLVGYK
- a CDS encoding AraC family transcriptional regulator, producing MNDASFAPYRIPDKASTDSAVRELFSGHLTGKVSLSEKGKRHLVVPFVRREERLTQHDHDYLEIVFVLSGSGRHTVGQRTYTVGAGDIFFLDNETPHGFSLARGERCVYVNFSFLPEVLDRTFSMDALAGGVHFFLIEPFFREDDDFSRRLTIAGDVFERFRHCALLAVDTFFHSYPAPATATQAVFRSFIELLHDEYGRAIASRPEIYAGREAIYREILAEVDSRLAEKFTLNDIAGSVGIGRTRIAEIFREKRGETIVEYANRRRVESAEKLLRESDMSIVDAALNAGFNDTSNFNRIFKKITGKTPAAYRSGR